Within Calidithermus timidus DSM 17022, the genomic segment CCGGTGGGGATGCGCCCCCCGGCCACGTAGACCTCCCAGCCGCCGGGGCGCTTGCGGGCGTCGATGGCCAGCACCACCGCCTGGTTACCAAAGTGCTCGGAGAGCTCGCGCAACAGCTCGGGGTGCTTGACCGCCGAGGAGTTGACCGAGACCTTGTCGGCTCCGGCCAGCAAAAGCTGGCGGGCGTCCTCGAGGCTTCTGATGCCCCCGCCTACCGTGAAGGGGATGAACACCTGCTCGGCTACCCGTGCCGCGACATCGAGCATGATCGAGCGCTGCTCGTGGGTGGCGGTGATGTCGAGGAACACCAGCTCGTCGGCCCCGGCTAGGTTGTAAGCCCTGGCCGACTCCACCGGGTCGCCCGCGTCGCGTAGGTTAACGAAGTTGATGCCCTTGACCACCCGCCCGGCGTGTACGTCCAAGCAGGGAATGATGCGCTTGGCCAACATGAGCGAAGTATACGCATATTCACCAAGCCAAATAGGAGGGCCGTCAGCCTTGGAGGGCTGGTGGCTCGAGTGAAAACCCCTCACCGTAGCCGCTCGAGCAGGTACTGCGCCAGCTCGTTGACGTGGACGCGCTCTTGCAGCATGGTGTCGCGGTCGCGCACGGTCACGGTGTCCTTGAGGGCCGTGCTGCCGTCGTGGCTCTTGCCGATGGTGTCGTAGTCGACGGTCACACAGAAGGGGGTACCCACCTCGTCGTGGCGGCGGTAGGCCTTGCCGATATTGCCGGTGTCCTCGTAGAGCACCCGCCCCATGCCCAGGGCCTGCAACCTGGCCTTGAGACCCCTGGCGTAGGAGGTGATCTCCTCCTTGTTCTTGGCCAGGGGGATCACCGCGACCTTGATGGGTGCGAGGTGGGGCTTGAGCTTGAGCACGATGCGCTCCTCGCCGTTATCGAGCTGTTCTTTGGTGTAAGCCTCGCTGAGCACGGCCAGCACACCCCGGTCGACCCCCGCCGAGGGCTCGATGACGTAGGGCACGAACCAGGCCTTGGTATCGGGGTCCTGCACGGCCAGCTTGGCGGTGGAGTCGGTGTTCTCCATGACCCTGGTCTGGATGCCCAGCTCACCCTGAGCCTTGGTGTGCGAGCCCAGGTCGTAATCGCTGCGGTTGGCAATGCCCTCGATCTCCTCGAAGCCAAGGGTGGGGAAGTTGTACATGAGGTCGAAGGTGCGCTTGGAGTAGTGCGCTAAGTCGGCTTTGGGCACGTCCAACACGTGAATCTGCTGGCGCGGGATGCCCTGGTCTTCCCACCACTGCAGCCTCGTCTGTAGCCACCTCTGATGCCACTCCTCGTCGGTGCCGGGCTTGACGAAGAACTCGATCTCCATCTGCTCGAACTCCCGCACCCGGAAGATGAAGTTGCGCGGGGTGATCTCGTTGCGGAAAGCCTTGCCGATCTGGGCGATGCCGAAGGGCAGCCGACGGGCGGTGGAGTCGAGCACGTTCTTGAAGTTGATGAAGATGCCCTGCGCGGTCTCGGGGCGCAGATAGCCGTACGAGTCCTCATCGACCACCGGCCCGATGTTGGTGCGGAACATCATGTTGAAGGGCCGGGGCGGGGTCCAGTCGCCAGGGGCTCCGTCGGTGGGGTCGATCACCTTGGCGGACGTCATGGCTTCGGCGGCTTTCTCCGGATCCGCCATCAGGGCAGCCACCAGGGTGGTCATGTCCCAGTCTCCCAGACCCATCACCTCCGCGATGGCCTCGAGCACCTGGGGCTTTTGCTCTTTGAGCAGGTGATCCAGGCGGTAGCGCTTTTTAGAGATGCGGTTGTCGATGAGCGGGTCGGCGAAGGTGGCCTCGTGGCCCGAGTAGCGCAGCACCAGTCGGTGGGTCAGGATGCTGGCGTCGAGGCCTTCCATGTCGTCGCGCTCGTAGACGTTGGCCTTCCACCAGGCGGCTTTGAGGTTGTTCTTGAGCTCGACCCCTAAGGGGCCGTAGTCGTAGGTTCCCTGAAGGCCCCCGTAAATCTCCGAGCCCTGGAAGATGAAGCCTCGGCGCTTGCAGAGGGAAACCAGTTCGTCCATCGTTTCAGCAGGCATGGTTTGCTCCTTTCGGTCGCGCAGAACGCAAGGGTCTGCTTGGGGATTTAACCCGACCGCCGGGGAAGCCAAAGAAAACGCCCCCGGCATGATGCCTGGGGACGAATAGTTGCACTACTCGCGGTTCCACCCCAGTTCCCGAGGGATTGCCCTCGAGCCCTCTCGATCGCGCTGGCCTGAGCTTCGGGCTTCGCCCCCCTGGTGCAAGGGGATCGGTCCTCTGCCTTCGGCTGATCTCCGCCGCCCTTCCCGTGGCCCCTGCCGCCGAGCTCTCACCGTCCCCGACTCGCTGTGGGCGGATGTCCACGGTACTCCTGCGGACAGCGCCCTTCTATGATGCGGCATCGGTGCCGGGGCGTCAATTTCCTCAGGTGCCCTTCGCTTGATTTTCCCGCACCTGGGGCTCCCGCGGGAAGCGTATCGGGACGACCGAACTCAGCTATGCCGCGAAGCCTTGCGTGGGGCGCTTAGCGCAAGGCTTTGAGCGCCAGCTTGATGATCTCCTGGGTAGAAGCCTCGGGGTTTTTCTGCACGATGTCGGCCACCACGCCGCGCACCTGGCTCTCGCGGAAGCCCAGCGTGACCAGGGCCAGCTCGGCTTCTTCCGCGCTCTGGTTTTGCCGGATTGGCCCGCCCTCGCCCATCAGGTGAGCCGGAACCTTGCCGCGCAGCTCCAGGGCGATGCGCTCGGCCAGCTTTCGGCCCACTCCCTGCGCTCCGGTCAGCAGGCGCAGGTCGCCCTCGGCCAGGGCTCGAGCCAGCAGCGAGGGGGTGAGGCTGGAAAGCATGCTGAGCGCTACCTTGGGCCCCACGCCCGAGACCCCCAGCAACAGCTCGAAGAGCTCGAGTGAGCGCTCATCGGCGAAGCCGTAGAGTGAGAGGTCGTCTTCACGCACCACCAGCTTGGTGTGCAAAACGGCTTCCTTCCCCTCGGTGAGCTCGGCCAGGGTCGAGGTGGGGCAGCCCGCCTCAAAGCCTACCCCCCCCACCAGCAACACGGCGGTGTTTTGGGTTTTGCGCAGGACGGTGCCTTTGAGGTAGCGGATCACGGCGAATCGTCTATCGTCCGATAAAACGTGGGGCACGCTTTTCGTAGAAGGCGGCTATGCCCTCCTTGTGGTCTTGGCTTTGTCCTGCGAGCTCTTGCAACTCGGCCTCGACCTCGAGCATCTCCTCCAGGCTCGAGGTCGCGCTCTTGCGCAGGGCCTGCTTGATGAGGCCGAAGGTGCGGGTGGGGCCCTGGGCCAGCTCGAGCGCCAGCTTTTCCACTTCCTCGGCGAAGCGCTCGCCGGGGATGACCCGGTTCACCAGGCCCAGCTCGAGGGCCTGCTCGGCGTTTAGGCGAGGCGAGAGGGCCATGAGCTCGAAGGCTTTGGCCTGCCCTACGATGCGCGGCAGGTGGTAGTTCATCCCGGCGTCGGGGATGAGGGCGATGCGGCTGAAACCGGTGGTGAGCACCGCGTCGGAGGCGGCCAGCCGCAGGTCGCAAGCCAGGGCCAGCGAGAGCCCGGCTCCGGCGGCGGCCCCGTGGATGGCGGCGATCACCGGCTTGTCCAGCGTGGCGATGCCCGCGATGGCCCCGGCGTAGTTCTTGAGGTGGGCCTTGTAGGAGATGGTCTGGCCTTCGAACTCGCGCAAATCCTGTCCAGAGCAGAAGCCGCGTCCGGCTCCCCGGATGAGCACCACGCGTACGTCCTGGTTCTCGGCGGCCTCGCGCATGGCCTGGGCCAGCCCCTGAAGCATGGCGGTGTTGAAGGCGTTGATGGCCTCGGGTCGGTTGAGGGTGAGGGTCAGCACCCCGTCTTTGAGCTCGGATAGCAATACGCTCATCGCAGTGTCTCCCCATCGCCCCTACTTCATGCGCTCTTCGCCGAAGCGCTGGCCCTCCCACACGTCGATGAACGCGGTCCCGGCGGCCAGCCGGGCGCTATGGGGCACCCCGGCGGGGATGTGGTAGTAGTCGCCCTTGGTAAACACCCTGCGTTCACCGCCGATGACGAACTCCACGCGGCCCTCGAGCACCACCCCCCACTGCCCGCCGTGGGCGTGCTCGGGTACCTCGGTGTCCTCGCTTACCTGTCCGAAGCCGATCTGCCCACCCTGTCCCGAGAGCACGGGCATGTCCATTCCAGGCCAGAGGGTGACATGCTTGAACGCTTTGAACCACTCAGGGAAAAGGTCCATGGCCCGAGTATAAGCCCCTGCCGGGGGAATGCCGGCGATCCGGGGAAGCCGACGGATCGTCGGTGGGCACGGCGCATACCCCTCGCCCCGCTTGGTTTTGGTGTACCAAACATGATAGGATTCACCGGATTATGGCCTTGGTCGTACAGAAATACGGCGGTACCAGCGTGGGTGACCTCGAGCGCATCCACAAGGTGGCCCAGCGCATCCAGCACTACCGGGAGAAGGGCCACCACCTGGCGGTGGTGGTCTCGGCCATGGGCCGCATGACCGACGAGCTGATCGCGTTGGCCAGACGGGTCAATCCCCGGCCTCCCCAGCGGGAGCTGGACATGCTCACCACCATCGGGGAGCAGCAATCGGTG encodes:
- the hisF gene encoding imidazole glycerol phosphate synthase subunit HisF gives rise to the protein MLAKRIIPCLDVHAGRVVKGINFVNLRDAGDPVESARAYNLAGADELVFLDITATHEQRSIMLDVAARVAEQVFIPFTVGGGIRSLEDARQLLLAGADKVSVNSSAVKHPELLRELSEHFGNQAVVLAIDARKRPGGWEVYVAGGRIPTGLDAVEWAVRGAELGAGEILLTSMDKDGTKDGYDLELTRSVAEAVSIPVIASGGAGRKEHFAEVLTEGGADAALAASVFHFGEIAVQELKGYLQQRGVPVRIEVVA
- a CDS encoding glycine--tRNA ligase; the encoded protein is MPAETMDELVSLCKRRGFIFQGSEIYGGLQGTYDYGPLGVELKNNLKAAWWKANVYERDDMEGLDASILTHRLVLRYSGHEATFADPLIDNRISKKRYRLDHLLKEQKPQVLEAIAEVMGLGDWDMTTLVAALMADPEKAAEAMTSAKVIDPTDGAPGDWTPPRPFNMMFRTNIGPVVDEDSYGYLRPETAQGIFINFKNVLDSTARRLPFGIAQIGKAFRNEITPRNFIFRVREFEQMEIEFFVKPGTDEEWHQRWLQTRLQWWEDQGIPRQQIHVLDVPKADLAHYSKRTFDLMYNFPTLGFEEIEGIANRSDYDLGSHTKAQGELGIQTRVMENTDSTAKLAVQDPDTKAWFVPYVIEPSAGVDRGVLAVLSEAYTKEQLDNGEERIVLKLKPHLAPIKVAVIPLAKNKEEITSYARGLKARLQALGMGRVLYEDTGNIGKAYRRHDEVGTPFCVTVDYDTIGKSHDGSTALKDTVTVRDRDTMLQERVHVNELAQYLLERLR
- the ruvA gene encoding Holliday junction branch migration protein RuvA — its product is MIRYLKGTVLRKTQNTAVLLVGGVGFEAGCPTSTLAELTEGKEAVLHTKLVVREDDLSLYGFADERSLELFELLLGVSGVGPKVALSMLSSLTPSLLARALAEGDLRLLTGAQGVGRKLAERIALELRGKVPAHLMGEGGPIRQNQSAEEAELALVTLGFRESQVRGVVADIVQKNPEASTQEIIKLALKALR
- a CDS encoding enoyl-CoA hydratase-related protein, which codes for MSVLLSELKDGVLTLTLNRPEAINAFNTAMLQGLAQAMREAAENQDVRVVLIRGAGRGFCSGQDLREFEGQTISYKAHLKNYAGAIAGIATLDKPVIAAIHGAAAGAGLSLALACDLRLAASDAVLTTGFSRIALIPDAGMNYHLPRIVGQAKAFELMALSPRLNAEQALELGLVNRVIPGERFAEEVEKLALELAQGPTRTFGLIKQALRKSATSSLEEMLEVEAELQELAGQSQDHKEGIAAFYEKRAPRFIGR
- a CDS encoding cupin domain-containing protein, encoding MDLFPEWFKAFKHVTLWPGMDMPVLSGQGGQIGFGQVSEDTEVPEHAHGGQWGVVLEGRVEFVIGGERRVFTKGDYYHIPAGVPHSARLAAGTAFIDVWEGQRFGEERMK